The sequence GTTTCCCTGGGCTGGTATGTTTCGCCCCGTTGGGGCTGTAGAATCCTTTGGGGTTTCCTCCTTCGCCAAGGCTACTGCGGACGAGGGAGAGGCGATGGAACGGGCGCGAGACATCAGGGTTGCTTGGGGAGATCCTCGGGATTGCTGACGATGGGCTCCAAGCCAGCGGCGCGGGCTTTCGCGATGGCTTTGGCGGAGGCGCGTTTGAGGGCAGCCTCCGCACCGATGAAATCGGGATCGTCGAGGGGTTTGACGGGCATGGTTTTACCGGTGTCCGTGAGGTAAGGGGTGACGTCTTCCATGAGCTTTTCAGGGGCGGGGTTATCGCCGGTATCGATCAGGATTGGCGGGGTGCAGGAAGCATCGTAGATCGCCCATTCATCGACAATGCCAATGTAGGCGGCTTGCAGGTTCACCCACCCGCGCGCGTAGCGGCGGCGTATGGTTTCCGTTGGGATATCGTGGCCACCCAAGCGGACGCGTTGGGCAACCCGGTGGATGGCAAACTCCGCATCGGGCAGTTTCAGGAAATAAAGTTTCACCACATAGCCTGCCTTTTTCCAAACAGGGATGAGACGGAGATAGGTCCGGGTGGAGAGTGTGGTCTCGAACGCAAAGCTTTTCCCTGCAGCAACCAGATCCGCGATCCGCTCCAGCATCAGCCGGCCTGCCGC comes from Akkermansiaceae bacterium and encodes:
- a CDS encoding AAA family ATPase, with translation MKKILIIAGPNGAGKTTFAEELLPNEAGCPEFVNADLIAAGLSPFQPEQVAFAAGRLMLERIADLVAAGKSFAFETTLSTRTYLRLIPVWKKAGYVVKLYFLKLPDAEFAIHRVAQRVRLGGHDIPTETIRRRYARGWVNLQAAYIGIVDEWAIYDASCTPPILIDTGDNPAPEKLMEDVTPYLTDTGKTMPVKPLDDPDFIGAEAALKRASAKAIAKARAAGLEPIVSNPEDLPKQP